Proteins found in one Pongo pygmaeus isolate AG05252 chromosome 8, NHGRI_mPonPyg2-v2.0_pri, whole genome shotgun sequence genomic segment:
- the OIT3 gene encoding oncoprotein-induced transcript 3 protein isoform X2 produces MPPFLLLTCLFITGTSVSPVALDPCSAYISLNEPWRNTDHQLDESQGPPLCDNHVNGEWYHFTGMAGDAMPTFCIPENHCGTHAPVWLNGSHPLEGDGIVQRQACASFNGNCCLWNTTVEVKACPGGYYVYRLTKPSVCFHVYCGHKNECEQNNGGCSEICVNLKNSYRCECGVGRVLRSDGKTCEDIEGCHNNNGGCSHSCLGSEKGYQCECPRGLVLSEDNHTCQVPVLCKSNAIEVSIPRELVGGLELFLTNTSCRGVSNGTHVNILFSLKTCGTVVDVVNDKIVASNLVTGLPKQTPGSSGDFIIRTSKLLIPVTCEFPRLYTISEGYVPNLRNSPLEIMSRNHGIFPFTLEIFKDNEFEEPYREALPTLKLRDSLYFGIEPLVHVSGLESLVESCFATPTSKIDEVLKYYLIRDGCVSDDSVKQYTSRDHLAKHFQVPVFKFVGKDHKEVFLHCRVLVCGVLDERSRCAQGCHRRMRRGAGGEDSAGLQGQTLTGGPIRIDWED; encoded by the exons CCCTAGATCCTTGTTCTGCTTACATCAGCCTGAATGAGCCCTGGAGGAACACTGACCACCAGTTGGATGAGTCTCAAGGTCCTCCTCTATGTGACAACCATGTGAATGGGGAGTGGTACCACTTCACGGGCATGGCAGGAGATGCCATGCCTACCTTCTGCATACCAGAAAACCACTGTGGAACCCATGCACCTGTCTGGCTCAATGGCAGCCACCCCCTAGAAGGTGACGGCATTGTGCAACGCCAGGCTTGTGCCAGCTTCAATGGGAACTGCTGTCTCTGGAACACCACGGTGGAGGTCAAGGCTTGCCCTGGAGGCTACTATGTGTATCGTCTGACCAAGCCCAGCGTCTGCTTCCACGTCTACTGTGGTC ATAAAAATGAATGTGAGCAAAACAATGGTGGCTGCAGTGAGATCTGTGTGAACCTCAAAAACTCCTACCGCTGTGAGTGTGGGGTTGGCCGTGTGCTAAGAAGTGATGGCAAGACTTGTGAAG ACATTGAAGGATGCCACAATAACAATGGTGGCTGCAGCCACTCTTGCCTTGGATCTGAGAAAGGCTACCAGTGTGAATGTCCCCGGGGCCTGGTGCTGTCTGAGGATAACCACACTTGCCAAG TCCCCGTGTTGTGCAAATCGAATGCCATTGAAGTGAGCATCCCCAGGGAGCTGGTTGGTGGCCTGGAGCTCTTCCTGACCAACACCTCTTGCCGAGGAGTGTCCAACGGCACCCATGTCAACATCCTCTTCTCTCTCAAGACATGTGGTACAGTGGTCGAT GTGGTGAATGACAAGATTGTGGCCAGCAACCTCGTGACAGGTCTACCCAAGCAGACCCCGGGGAGCAGCGGGGACTTCATCATCCGAACCAGCAAGCTGCTGATCCCAGTGACCTGCGAGTTTCCACGCCTGTACACCATTTCTGAAGGATACGTTCCCAACCTTCGAAACTCCCCACTGGAAATCATGAGCCGAAATCACGGGATCTTCCCATTCACTCTGGAGATCTTCAAAGACAATGAGTTTGAAGAGCCTTACCGGGAAGCTCTGCCCACCCTCAAGCTTCGTGACTCCCTCTACTTTGGCATTGAGCCCCTGGTGCACGTGAGCGGCTTGGAAAGCTTGGTGGAGAGCTGCTTCGCCACCCCCACCTCCAAGATCGACGAGGTCCTGAAATACTACCTCATCCGGGATGG CTGCGTTTCAGATGACTCGGTAAAGCAGTACACATCCCGGGATCACCTAGCAAAGCACTTCCAGGTCCCTGTCTTCAAGTTTGTGGGCAAAGACCACAAG GAAGTGTTTCTGCACTGCCGGGTTCTTGTCTGTGGAGTGTTGGACGAGCGTTCCCGCTGTGCCCAGGGTTGCCACCGGCGAATGCGTCgtggggcaggaggagaggaCTCAGCCGGTCTACAGGGCCAGACGCTAACAGGCGGCCCGATCCGCATCGACTGGGAGGACTAG
- the OIT3 gene encoding oncoprotein-induced transcript 3 protein isoform X1, translating to MPPFLLLTCLFITGTSVSPVALDPCSAYISLNEPWRNTDHQLDESQGPPLCDNHVNGEWYHFTGMAGDAMPTFCIPENHCGTHAPVWLNGSHPLEGDGIVQRQACASFNGNCCLWNTTVEVKACPGGYYVYRLTKPSVCFHVYCGHFYDICDEDCHGSCSDTSECTCAPGTVLGPDRQTCFDKNECEQNNGGCSEICVNLKNSYRCECGVGRVLRSDGKTCEDIEGCHNNNGGCSHSCLGSEKGYQCECPRGLVLSEDNHTCQVPVLCKSNAIEVSIPRELVGGLELFLTNTSCRGVSNGTHVNILFSLKTCGTVVDVVNDKIVASNLVTGLPKQTPGSSGDFIIRTSKLLIPVTCEFPRLYTISEGYVPNLRNSPLEIMSRNHGIFPFTLEIFKDNEFEEPYREALPTLKLRDSLYFGIEPLVHVSGLESLVESCFATPTSKIDEVLKYYLIRDGCVSDDSVKQYTSRDHLAKHFQVPVFKFVGKDHKEVFLHCRVLVCGVLDERSRCAQGCHRRMRRGAGGEDSAGLQGQTLTGGPIRIDWED from the exons CCCTAGATCCTTGTTCTGCTTACATCAGCCTGAATGAGCCCTGGAGGAACACTGACCACCAGTTGGATGAGTCTCAAGGTCCTCCTCTATGTGACAACCATGTGAATGGGGAGTGGTACCACTTCACGGGCATGGCAGGAGATGCCATGCCTACCTTCTGCATACCAGAAAACCACTGTGGAACCCATGCACCTGTCTGGCTCAATGGCAGCCACCCCCTAGAAGGTGACGGCATTGTGCAACGCCAGGCTTGTGCCAGCTTCAATGGGAACTGCTGTCTCTGGAACACCACGGTGGAGGTCAAGGCTTGCCCTGGAGGCTACTATGTGTATCGTCTGACCAAGCCCAGCGTCTGCTTCCACGTCTACTGTGGTC ATTTTTATGACATCTGTGACGAGGACTGCCATGGCAGCTGCTCAGATACCAGCGAGTGCACATGCGCTCCAGGAACTGTGCTAGGCCCTGACAGGCAGACATGCTTTG ATAAAAATGAATGTGAGCAAAACAATGGTGGCTGCAGTGAGATCTGTGTGAACCTCAAAAACTCCTACCGCTGTGAGTGTGGGGTTGGCCGTGTGCTAAGAAGTGATGGCAAGACTTGTGAAG ACATTGAAGGATGCCACAATAACAATGGTGGCTGCAGCCACTCTTGCCTTGGATCTGAGAAAGGCTACCAGTGTGAATGTCCCCGGGGCCTGGTGCTGTCTGAGGATAACCACACTTGCCAAG TCCCCGTGTTGTGCAAATCGAATGCCATTGAAGTGAGCATCCCCAGGGAGCTGGTTGGTGGCCTGGAGCTCTTCCTGACCAACACCTCTTGCCGAGGAGTGTCCAACGGCACCCATGTCAACATCCTCTTCTCTCTCAAGACATGTGGTACAGTGGTCGAT GTGGTGAATGACAAGATTGTGGCCAGCAACCTCGTGACAGGTCTACCCAAGCAGACCCCGGGGAGCAGCGGGGACTTCATCATCCGAACCAGCAAGCTGCTGATCCCAGTGACCTGCGAGTTTCCACGCCTGTACACCATTTCTGAAGGATACGTTCCCAACCTTCGAAACTCCCCACTGGAAATCATGAGCCGAAATCACGGGATCTTCCCATTCACTCTGGAGATCTTCAAAGACAATGAGTTTGAAGAGCCTTACCGGGAAGCTCTGCCCACCCTCAAGCTTCGTGACTCCCTCTACTTTGGCATTGAGCCCCTGGTGCACGTGAGCGGCTTGGAAAGCTTGGTGGAGAGCTGCTTCGCCACCCCCACCTCCAAGATCGACGAGGTCCTGAAATACTACCTCATCCGGGATGG CTGCGTTTCAGATGACTCGGTAAAGCAGTACACATCCCGGGATCACCTAGCAAAGCACTTCCAGGTCCCTGTCTTCAAGTTTGTGGGCAAAGACCACAAG GAAGTGTTTCTGCACTGCCGGGTTCTTGTCTGTGGAGTGTTGGACGAGCGTTCCCGCTGTGCCCAGGGTTGCCACCGGCGAATGCGTCgtggggcaggaggagaggaCTCAGCCGGTCTACAGGGCCAGACGCTAACAGGCGGCCCGATCCGCATCGACTGGGAGGACTAG